From a single Canis lupus baileyi chromosome 14, mCanLup2.hap1, whole genome shotgun sequence genomic region:
- the SLC10A4 gene encoding sodium/bile acid cotransporter 4 gives MDGPANATLRPGAPTPAPTPGAPSPAPSPGAPPPAPSPAPPAGGAATLGPAPFPQPWAHPQTPFWDTPLSHGLNVFVGAALCITMLGLGCTVDAGRFAQHVRRPVGALLAALCQFGLLPLLAFLLARACALDEVAAVALLLCGCCPGGSLSNLMSLLVDGDMNLSIIMTISSTLLALVLMPLCLWVYSRAWIDTPLVQLLPLGAVTLTLCSTLIPIGLGVFIRYRYHRVADYIVKVSLWSLLVTLVVLFIMTGTMLGPELLASIPASVYVIAIFMPLAGYASGYGLATLFRLPPNCKRTVCLETGSQNVQLCTAILKLAFPPRLIGSMYMFPLLYALFQSAEAGILVLIYKVYGSEILHKRDPLDEDEDTDISYKKLKEEEMADTSYGTVKADNFIMMETTQTSL, from the exons ATGGACGGCCCCGCCAACGCCACGCTGCGCCCCGGCGCGCCCACGCCCGCGCCCACCCCGGGggcgcccagccccgcgcccagccccggcgcgccgccccccgcgcccagccccgcgcccccggccggcGGCGCGGCCACCCTCGGCCCGGCGCCGTTCCCGCAGCCCTGGGCGCACCCGCAGACCCCGTTCTGGGACACGCCGCTGAGCCACGGGCTGAACGTGTTCGTGGGCGCCGCCCTGTGCATCACCATGCTGGGCCTGGGCTGCACGGTGGACGCGGGCCGCTTCGCCCAGCACGTCCGCCGGCCCGTGGGCGCGCTGCTCGCCGCGCTGTGCCAGTTCGGCCTCCTGCCGCTGCTGGCCTTCCTGCTGGCGCGGGCCTGCGCGCTCGACGAGGTGGCCGCCGTGGCCCTGCTGCTGTGCGGCTGCTGCCCCGGCGGCAGCCTCTCCAACCTCATGTCCCTGCTGGTGGACGGCGACATGAACCTCAG CATCATCATGACCATCTCCTCCACGCTTCTGGCCCTAGTCTTGATGCCCCTGTGCCTGTGGGTCTACAGCCGGGCTTGGATTGACACCCCCCTGGTGCAGTTACTCCCGCTCGGGGCCGTGACCCTGACCCTCTGCAGCACTCTCATCCCTATCGGCCTGGGCGTCTTCATTCGGTACCGGTACCACCGGGTGGCGGACTACATCGTGAAG GTTTCCCTGTGGTCTCTGCTAGTGACGCTGGTGGTCCTTTTCATAATGACTGGCACTATGTTAGGACCTGAACTGCTGGCCAGTATTCCTGCAAGTGTTTACGTGATAGCAATTTTTATGCCTTTGGCAGGCTACGCCTCCGGCTATGGCTTGGCTACTCTCTTCCGTCTCCCACCCAACTGCAAGAGGACTGTCTGCCTGGAAACGGGGAGTCAGAATGTGCAGCTCTGCACTGCCATTCTGAAGCTGGCCTTTCCACCGAGACTAATAGGGAGTATGTACATGTTTCCCTTGCTTTATGCCCTCTTCCAGTCTGCAGAAGCAGGGATTTTGGTTTTAATATATAAAGTGTACGGTAGTGAAATATTGCACAAGCGAGATCCTCTAGATGAAGACGAAGATACAGATATTTCTTATAAGAAactaaaagaagaggaaatggcaGATACTTCCTACGGCACGGTGAAAGCCGATAATTTCATCATGATGGAAACCACTCAGACTTCCCTCTGA
- the ZAR1 gene encoding zygote arrest protein 1: MVHIILRVTIVIFPVVRARGHQPRSGSGGPRSPSLPAAGFPAAPPPPPACPASAEHLGGTWVAPGLHLAGQSRRLPGAGGPRGGRAGERPRQSAPARGPGVFGAASGAASAGEAWRMAGCGYPACAPRASPSPSPSFPGCGQLPAAAGLDGYQRAQLVALLSQVSPRPRGAGSRDAAVQVNPRRDASVQCSLGRSRLPRGARDPGVPAGPGLGGAGGASSSPQPEQGRPPRPPRPPRPPRTAAVYSSVASRPLPTCPHPPDGAEDQEDEDEEEEEGGSARKAPPRPGEEAGGGQAAPDAEGPRSSPRSPEPATERPRFQGRAGPRARFSPGAGTKRPIEVADGPLPACEMKGTRGSQELNPGDSSGFVQFLEQKYGYYHCKDCNIRWESAYVWCVQGTNKVYFKQFCRTCQKSYNPYRVEDITCQSCKQTRCSCTVKLRHVDPKRPHRQDLCGRCKGKRLSCDSTFSFKYII; encoded by the exons ATGGTTCACATTATCCTACGTGTCACAATTGTGATCTTCCCAGT AGTCCGAGCTCGCGGGCACCAGCCCCGAAGCGGCTCCGGGGGCCCCCGCAGCCCCTCGCTGCCCGCGGCGGGCTTCCCGGcggcgccgccccctccccccgcgtgCCCCGCGTCTGCGGAGcacctggggggcacctgggttgcacCTGGGTTGCACCTGGCGGGCCAATCGCGGAGATTGCCCGGGGCTGGAGGCccccgcggcgggcgggcgggcgagcgTCCCCGCCAATCGGCTCCCGCCCGGGGCCCTGGGGTATTTGGGGCGGCCTCGGGGGCGGCCTCGGCCGGGGAAGCGTGGCGGATGGCGGGCTGCGGGTACCCGGCGTGCGCCCCCCgcgcgtccccgtccccgtcgCCGTCCTTCCCCGGCTGCGGGCAGCTCCCGGCCGCCGCGGGCCTCGACGGCTACCAGCGGGCGCAGCTCGTGGCCCTCCTGTCGCAGGTGAGCCCGCGGCCGCGCGGCGCCGGCAGCAGGGACGCGGCCGTGCAGGTGAACCCGCGCCGCGACGCGTCGGTGCAGTGCTCGCTCGGGCGGAGCCGCCTGCCGCGCGGGGCCCGCGACCCCGGTGTCCCGGCCGGGCCCGGcctggggggcgcggggggcgcctCGTCGTCCCCGCAGCCGGAGCAgggccgccccccgcgccccccgcgccccccgcggcccccgcgcacCGCCGCCGTGTACTCGTCCGTGGCCTCCcggcccctgcccacctgcccgcaCCCGCCCGACGGCGCGGAGGACcaggaggacgaggacgaggaggaggaggaggggggctcGGCGAGGAAGGCGCCCCCGCGGCCCGGAGAGGAGGCCGGGGGAGGCCAGGCGGCCCCGGACGCCGAGGGCCCGAGGTCGTCGCCGCGGAGCCCCGAGCCCGCCACCGAGCGGCCGcgcttccag GGGCGAGCTGGGCCTCGAGCCCGCTTTTCTCCAGGAGCTGGAACGAAGCGGCCAATTGAAGTAGCAGATGGACCCCTCCCAGCCTGTGAGATGAAGGGGACTCGGGGGTCCCAGGAGCTAAACCCTGGTGACTCGTCTGGTTTTGTCCAGTTCTTAGAGCAGAAGTACGGCTATTACCACTGCAAGGACTGCAACATCCGATGGGAAAGTGCCTACGTGTGGTGCGTGCAGGGCACCAACAAG GTGTATTTCAAGCAGTTCTGCAGAACTTGCCAGAAGTCTTATAACCCTTACCGGGTGGAGGATATCACCTGCCAA AGCTGTAAACAGACTAGATGCTCCTGCACAGTAAAACTCCGCCACGTTGACCCCAAAAGGCCCCATCGTCAAGATTTGTGTGGGAGATGCAAAGGCAAACGCCTATCCTGTGACAGCACTTTCAGcttcaaatatatcatttaa